One part of the Acidobacteriota bacterium genome encodes these proteins:
- a CDS encoding tetratricopeptide repeat protein, which yields MPKNCLTAAAILLVAMMTTGQELPVNDAQALPRGLEQYLEARVLEANGRFREAMDAYDRAVIAAPDVTEIRLAYASFLVDIGMAKRAVDVLAELSDPSPEGLRLRALAMAHLASRNPELLGPTEVALTAAIESNPGDVNLLYSQAKVLQGLDRPAEAEQVVADLRRDRPGNPRLTILHAELLRETGKLEQALELYDSCAGGGPMGPTCQQGLVDVLVELGRPGEAGERMLGWLEDIDLDSLMRAAVLLWEGGRLELSLETVQRVLVRAPDSARAQRLEAHLLSSLGRHDESVSRLRRLLKKEPNDLDSMLAMAWSLSRTGKQEKAREWLEQAWRQVGRNPGSQEAVRTVLTAARIELLAENPLVAREWLDRVDDAESAGVDYVRLLAETFRRSEQWGDGVSSMVRLQPSLSGTAQVEAEAIEAEFRLRLGDPRAWRRLRPLLDDDSVETVLAGLRALQTVERWEEVDRESAAAIDRLGSDRNLAFTRAAALERLGLVEESTELFRRLVESEPNDADAANYLGYMLADREIHLEEAYALISRAVAIDPENSAYLDSLGWVHFRMGDLDQAEHWLRRAVDLGGGFGDGTIFCHLGEVLLASGDADQGRHYLQLGLDMGCDDPDHARSLLERIENEE from the coding sequence ATGCCGAAGAATTGCCTGACAGCGGCGGCGATCCTGTTGGTCGCCATGATGACAACCGGCCAAGAGTTGCCGGTGAACGATGCTCAAGCTCTGCCGAGGGGGCTCGAGCAGTATCTCGAGGCCCGCGTCTTGGAGGCGAACGGACGATTCCGGGAGGCGATGGATGCTTACGACAGGGCCGTCATTGCCGCACCCGATGTGACTGAGATTCGCCTGGCATACGCCAGTTTTCTGGTCGATATCGGGATGGCCAAAAGAGCCGTCGATGTCCTCGCCGAGTTGTCCGATCCGAGCCCTGAGGGCCTCCGTTTGCGAGCGTTGGCGATGGCTCATCTGGCGTCGCGCAACCCTGAGCTACTGGGTCCGACCGAGGTGGCCCTCACGGCTGCGATCGAAAGCAACCCGGGTGATGTAAACCTCCTCTATTCCCAGGCAAAAGTATTGCAGGGGCTCGATCGACCCGCCGAGGCCGAACAAGTCGTGGCCGACCTCCGACGCGACCGGCCAGGAAACCCGCGCCTGACAATTCTGCATGCCGAGTTGCTCCGCGAGACCGGCAAACTCGAGCAGGCTCTCGAGCTCTATGATTCGTGCGCCGGCGGAGGGCCCATGGGCCCGACTTGCCAACAGGGTTTGGTTGACGTCCTGGTCGAGCTCGGACGGCCGGGAGAAGCCGGCGAGCGGATGCTCGGCTGGCTGGAGGACATCGACCTCGATTCGTTGATGCGGGCAGCCGTTCTTCTGTGGGAAGGCGGCCGGTTGGAGCTGAGCCTTGAGACCGTTCAACGCGTACTCGTGCGGGCTCCGGATTCGGCACGGGCACAGAGGCTGGAAGCACATCTTCTGTCGTCTCTCGGCCGGCATGACGAATCGGTTTCCCGGCTACGACGCCTGCTGAAGAAAGAGCCGAATGACCTCGATTCGATGCTCGCGATGGCGTGGTCTCTGAGTCGCACCGGCAAGCAGGAAAAGGCGCGCGAATGGTTGGAGCAGGCGTGGCGGCAAGTCGGCAGGAATCCCGGCTCTCAGGAAGCGGTGCGTACCGTTTTGACCGCGGCGCGGATTGAGCTGTTGGCAGAAAACCCGCTGGTGGCACGAGAGTGGCTCGACCGCGTCGACGATGCGGAAAGCGCCGGAGTCGATTACGTGCGTCTGCTGGCGGAGACCTTTCGTCGCAGCGAGCAGTGGGGCGACGGGGTTTCCTCGATGGTGCGTCTGCAGCCCTCGCTTTCTGGCACGGCTCAGGTCGAAGCGGAGGCAATCGAAGCCGAGTTCCGTCTCAGGCTGGGTGACCCGAGAGCGTGGCGGCGGCTGCGACCGTTGCTCGACGACGACAGCGTTGAAACTGTACTGGCAGGATTGCGGGCCCTGCAGACGGTAGAACGCTGGGAGGAGGTCGATCGTGAATCGGCAGCGGCCATCGATCGGCTCGGGAGCGATCGAAATCTCGCGTTCACCCGCGCCGCCGCGCTGGAGCGTTTGGGTCTGGTCGAGGAGTCGACGGAACTCTTCCGTCGGTTGGTCGAGTCCGAGCCAAATGACGCCGACGCGGCCAACTATTTGGGATATATGCTGGCAGACCGCGAGATTCACCTCGAGGAGGCGTACGCCCTGATTTCACGCGCAGTCGCCATCGATCCTGAAAACTCCGCCTACCTCGACAGTCTGGGCTGGGTCCATTTCCGAATGGGCGATCTCGACCAGGCCGAGCACTGGCTACGTCGGGCAGTCGACCTCGGGGGCGGTTTCGGCGACGGGACCATCTTCTGTCACCTCGGCGAGGTGCTACTGGCGAGTGGCGACGCGGACCAGGGTCGTCATTACCTCCAACTCGGCCTCGATATGGGCTGTGATGATCCTGACCATGCGCGCTCTTTGCTCGAGCGAATCGAGAATGAAGAGTAA
- a CDS encoding 50S ribosomal protein L25: MATQTPEITITVEAREGRGSGEAGRMRNQGRVPSVLYGGDKPPVAISVDEHAVREILKGAAGENTIFLLKLQGTDEERLAMIKELQTDPISGQFIHIDFIRITRGHKLTVKMPVELIGDCVGVRHGGRVDFVSRELEIEILPREMFDKFVLDISELEVDEHMTVADLADQLPENAKFLEDEGRVVVVVETPRVVEEEVPEEEALEEEAVISEAAEPEVIGKGKDEGEEGGEGGE, from the coding sequence ATGGCAACACAGACCCCAGAAATTACGATTACGGTGGAAGCTCGGGAGGGCCGCGGCAGCGGAGAAGCCGGTAGGATGCGCAATCAGGGCAGAGTGCCTTCCGTGCTTTACGGAGGTGACAAGCCTCCGGTGGCGATCTCGGTTGACGAGCACGCGGTGCGCGAAATACTCAAGGGCGCTGCGGGCGAAAACACGATCTTTTTGCTCAAGCTCCAGGGTACGGATGAGGAGCGCTTGGCGATGATCAAGGAGCTTCAGACTGATCCCATCAGCGGTCAGTTCATCCACATCGATTTCATCCGTATCACCCGCGGTCACAAGCTGACGGTGAAAATGCCGGTGGAGCTTATCGGCGATTGTGTCGGAGTCCGCCACGGTGGCCGGGTCGACTTTGTGTCACGCGAACTCGAAATCGAAATCCTCCCTCGCGAGATGTTCGACAAGTTTGTTCTCGATATCTCGGAGCTCGAGGTCGATGAACATATGACAGTGGCGGATCTTGCTGATCAGCTGCCCGAGAACGCGAAGTTCCTCGAGGACGAAGGCCGCGTCGTGGTTGTCGTCGAAACTCCGAGAGTCGTCGAGGAAGAGGTCCCCGAAGAAGAGGCACTCGAGGAAGAGGCCGTCATTTCCGAGGCCGCCGAGCCGGAGGTCATCGGCAAGGGCAAGGACGAGGGCGAAGAAGGGGGCGAGGGAGGCGAATAG
- the queG gene encoding tRNA epoxyqueuosine(34) reductase QueG, translating into MSTLSTDLKRRAVEEGFDLVGIASAGRTQHATALERWLDAGMHGDMEYMAATSHLRSDPRLLLPGCKSVVAVAMSYRCDLPDSTSFEAAQGRVWVSRYAWGRDYHRVLKKRLVRLGRWLANRRPEARWRACVDTAPVLEREWAATAGLGWIGKNTLLLNRKFGSELFLGILLTDLELAADDPVPEHCGTCTACLDACPTQAFPEKRVLDSRRCVGYLTVEHRGEIPEALHGEVGTMIAGCDICQEVCPWTRRAQATTHSEFLPAENRFRPLLDDLETLDEEGYREWRRGSAINRIGYQQFRRNLAIARKYIEKKRG; encoded by the coding sequence GTGAGCACGCTGTCCACCGATCTCAAGCGACGAGCCGTCGAGGAGGGCTTCGACCTCGTCGGAATCGCATCCGCCGGTCGAACTCAACACGCGACGGCGCTTGAACGATGGCTCGATGCCGGCATGCACGGAGACATGGAGTACATGGCGGCCACCAGCCACCTTCGCTCCGATCCGCGCCTTCTGCTACCCGGATGCAAGTCCGTCGTGGCTGTCGCCATGAGCTATCGCTGCGACCTGCCCGATTCGACCTCATTCGAAGCCGCGCAGGGGCGTGTTTGGGTCTCACGCTACGCCTGGGGAAGGGACTATCACCGGGTCCTCAAAAAGAGGCTCGTCCGTCTCGGGCGGTGGCTCGCAAATCGGCGTCCTGAGGCTCGCTGGCGAGCGTGCGTTGACACCGCACCGGTGCTCGAGAGGGAGTGGGCGGCAACTGCCGGTCTCGGATGGATCGGCAAGAATACCCTGCTGCTCAACCGTAAGTTCGGCTCGGAGCTATTTCTCGGAATTCTGCTCACCGATCTGGAACTGGCAGCGGACGATCCGGTTCCCGAGCACTGTGGGACCTGTACAGCGTGCCTCGATGCCTGTCCGACCCAGGCCTTCCCGGAGAAAAGGGTCCTCGACTCTCGGCGCTGCGTGGGATACCTGACCGTCGAGCACCGCGGCGAAATACCTGAAGCTCTGCACGGCGAAGTCGGCACGATGATCGCCGGCTGCGACATATGCCAGGAAGTGTGTCCCTGGACCCGGCGCGCTCAGGCGACCACCCATTCGGAGTTTCTTCCGGCCGAGAACCGCTTCCGACCGCTACTCGACGACCTCGAGACCCTCGACGAGGAAGGCTACAGGGAGTGGCGGCGAGGCAGTGCGATCAACCGAATCGGATACCAGCAGTTCCGA
- a CDS encoding DEAD/DEAH box helicase, with protein sequence MTESDPLGSLFTDRTFDDIDLPVDIRRAVDDLGFTHLTKVQAEVLPMSLAGRDIVAQAQTGSGKTAAYLLTVFTHFLRVPRSSPPEVPRALIVAPTRELAVQIAHDSEGLGHHAGIRTHVVFGGLDYRKQREILERGTDLLIGTPGRLIDYHKKGSYSLKQSEMVVIDECDRLFDMGFADDLRWLLRRMPHPQKRQSLMFTATLSQRVMTLGWRQMNDPAEVVVSAEQLTPDSIHQALYHVATREKLSLLLGLLEREGSSRTMIFVNTKHQAKRLVDDLRRHGYSARGLTGNVVQTKRLRVLDEFRDGKLPILVATDVASRGLHIEGVSHVINYDLPQDPEDYVHRIGRTARVGAEGKAITLACEDYVYSLDAIQRYVGYELPTDFADDELYAEVRPRDRRPPSREPHRGRSARTRTDRSTQGEKTSKARKRRRRRRPRRGSGGGKGDPSGSND encoded by the coding sequence ATGACCGAATCCGACCCACTGGGATCGCTGTTCACCGACCGCACATTCGACGACATAGATCTGCCGGTAGATATTCGCAGAGCCGTCGACGATCTCGGCTTCACGCATCTCACGAAGGTGCAAGCCGAGGTGTTGCCGATGTCTCTCGCCGGCCGCGACATCGTCGCGCAGGCGCAAACCGGATCCGGCAAGACCGCCGCTTACCTGCTGACCGTTTTCACCCATTTTCTCCGCGTTCCGAGGAGTTCTCCGCCCGAGGTCCCGCGAGCACTGATCGTCGCACCGACGCGAGAATTGGCCGTGCAGATCGCGCATGACTCCGAGGGCCTGGGCCACCACGCAGGCATACGAACCCATGTGGTGTTCGGTGGGCTCGATTATCGGAAGCAGCGCGAAATCCTCGAACGCGGGACGGATCTGTTGATCGGCACCCCCGGACGCCTCATCGACTATCACAAAAAGGGATCGTACTCGCTGAAACAGAGCGAGATGGTGGTGATCGATGAATGCGATCGCCTCTTCGACATGGGATTTGCCGACGATCTCCGCTGGCTCCTCCGCCGCATGCCCCATCCCCAGAAACGGCAGTCACTGATGTTCACGGCCACGCTGTCGCAGCGGGTGATGACACTCGGTTGGAGGCAGATGAACGACCCGGCGGAGGTCGTGGTGAGCGCCGAACAGCTCACCCCGGATTCGATCCACCAGGCACTCTACCACGTTGCCACGCGGGAGAAGCTCTCCCTCCTGCTCGGCCTTCTCGAACGAGAGGGCAGCTCGAGAACCATGATCTTCGTCAACACCAAACACCAGGCCAAGCGGTTGGTGGATGATCTCCGGCGCCACGGCTATTCGGCCCGCGGCCTGACCGGCAATGTCGTTCAAACCAAACGACTGCGTGTTCTCGACGAGTTTCGCGACGGCAAGCTGCCGATTCTCGTCGCCACCGACGTCGCCAGCCGGGGCCTCCACATCGAAGGCGTCAGTCACGTCATCAATTACGACCTGCCCCAGGACCCGGAGGACTACGTCCATCGCATCGGCCGGACAGCGCGGGTCGGGGCGGAGGGCAAGGCCATAACTCTCGCGTGTGAAGACTATGTCTACTCGCTCGATGCGATTCAGCGATACGTCGGTTACGAGCTCCCGACGGACTTCGCCGATGACGAACTCTACGCCGAGGTCCGCCCCCGGGATCGGCGGCCCCCGTCGCGCGAACCTCATCGCGGGCGATCGGCACGCACCAGAACTGACCGTTCCACTCAAGGCGAAAAAACATCGAAGGCGCGCAAACGGCGGCGCCGTAGACGACCGCGACGTGGGTCGGGAGGCGGAAAAGGCGACCCGTCAGGATCGAATGACTAG
- a CDS encoding ribose-phosphate pyrophosphokinase, with protein MLGETPLLVFSGRANPALTESICGYLQIEIGRIRLGNFSDGELYCQIEENARGADVFIVQPTGPPPNENLMELLIMLDAFRRASPARVCVVIPYMGYARQDRKDAPRVPITAKLIANLITTAGADRVLTIDLHAAQIQGFFDIPVDHLYAAPVLIEAIRRKALDKPMLVSPDAGGVERARAFAKRLKVDLAIMDKRRPEANRAEIMNVIGNVEGCDCVIVDDIIDTAGTLVHSAEALIERGARSVYATGVHPVFSGPAIDRLNASAIEKVVVTDTIALNEKARMSQKVEQLSLAVLLGEAIRRIHEGASVSSLFV; from the coding sequence ATGCTTGGGGAAACACCGCTGCTCGTTTTCTCCGGTCGCGCAAACCCGGCGCTGACCGAGTCGATTTGTGGATATCTACAGATCGAGATAGGAAGGATTCGCCTCGGGAACTTCTCGGATGGGGAGTTGTACTGCCAGATCGAGGAGAATGCCCGCGGCGCGGATGTCTTCATTGTCCAGCCGACCGGTCCCCCGCCAAACGAAAACCTGATGGAACTGTTGATCATGCTCGACGCATTTCGTCGCGCATCGCCGGCGCGGGTCTGCGTCGTCATACCCTACATGGGATACGCCCGTCAGGATCGGAAGGATGCGCCGCGGGTCCCCATCACTGCGAAGCTGATCGCGAACCTGATCACTACCGCTGGTGCAGACCGGGTGTTGACGATCGATCTTCATGCGGCTCAGATCCAGGGCTTCTTCGATATACCCGTCGATCACCTCTACGCGGCGCCGGTTCTGATCGAGGCGATTCGCCGCAAGGCGCTCGACAAACCGATGTTGGTGTCGCCCGACGCGGGCGGTGTCGAAAGGGCTCGTGCCTTCGCCAAGCGATTGAAGGTCGATCTCGCAATCATGGATAAGCGCCGACCGGAGGCCAACCGGGCCGAGATCATGAATGTCATCGGGAACGTCGAAGGATGCGATTGTGTGATCGTCGACGACATCATCGACACCGCAGGGACCCTGGTGCACTCCGCCGAGGCGTTGATCGAACGTGGCGCACGGTCAGTTTATGCCACCGGAGTCCACCCGGTGTTTTCAGGCCCGGCAATCGACCGGTTGAATGCATCTGCAATCGAAAAGGTTGTGGTGACCGATACTATTGCCCTCAACGAGAAGGCGAGGATGAGCCAAAAGGTGGAGCAGCTGTCCCTGGCAGTGCTTCTCGGAGAGGCGATCCGTCGAATTCACGAGGGGGCATCGGTCTCGAGCCTTTTCGTCTGA
- a CDS encoding STAS domain-containing protein: MAGSDSLRRYPKPFTRPWEIVSGYRVRHIRPDLVAGATVAVLAIPQCIAYASIAGLPPTYGLYSAMVATIAGALWGSSRHLSTGPTNAISILVLSILTPLAAIGSAEYLVAASVMAVMVGVLCIVLGFVGVGMLVNFVSRSVLLGFTAGAGVLIAVGQLGNLMNIDIPRSPHLLHTILNLARNIDQFHLTSLILGGTTVLAILVIEGFSRKLPGALMALIATGVLVAVVGVDRLGIAVVGEVPSEIPHLTDFSIGWIFDRDVGGALLTGALAVAALGLIEAISIAREISRQSGEHLDANQELVGQGMANIAAGLFSGYATSGSFTRSAVNYQSGARSQMSSVFCGLLILAGVLAFGPLAVYLPRASLAGMIMLIAYRMVDLRGVRRVLHSSRPETGIMMSTFMATLILPLEFAVLAGVILSLAIYIYQSSMPTVEAVVPDRNFHHFIVDPDAPACPQLGVIRVQGSLFFGSASYVEDALLANLESHPGQCLLLLRMHGVDRCDLAGIDVLEGLLRTYRGAGGDLYLVHVQPEVRDFMRRTGFEQILGSGHFLESDHAIEFLFNEAIDSAVCCYECEHRVFAECQPLTKHPYDHRLPPSTGQLLFPLQHLKVVEFEDAVAEAGDRAVLIDVREPEEYAFGHLPNSRLIPLREFVDEIGDLPRDRPIFLVSRSGRRSTRAMRLLAEHGFEEIINLKGGVLSWRARGRPLEVE, encoded by the coding sequence TTGGCTGGATCAGATTCGTTGCGCAGGTATCCGAAGCCGTTTACTCGGCCGTGGGAAATCGTGAGCGGTTATCGTGTGCGCCACATCCGTCCAGACCTCGTAGCCGGCGCGACGGTCGCCGTGCTCGCGATTCCGCAGTGCATCGCCTACGCATCGATTGCCGGTCTCCCCCCGACCTATGGACTGTATTCGGCGATGGTGGCGACCATAGCCGGTGCCCTGTGGGGTTCTTCGCGTCACCTTTCGACGGGTCCGACGAACGCAATCTCGATCCTTGTTCTCTCTATCCTTACTCCGCTGGCTGCAATCGGAAGTGCGGAATACCTGGTTGCGGCGAGTGTGATGGCGGTCATGGTAGGGGTCTTGTGCATCGTCCTGGGGTTCGTCGGTGTCGGGATGCTGGTCAACTTCGTATCTCGCTCGGTGCTGCTCGGCTTCACAGCCGGGGCGGGTGTACTGATTGCTGTTGGCCAACTCGGAAATCTCATGAACATCGATATTCCGAGGAGTCCCCACCTTCTTCATACAATTCTCAATCTGGCTCGGAATATCGACCAATTCCATCTCACGAGCCTGATACTGGGAGGCACGACGGTACTGGCGATCCTGGTGATAGAAGGGTTTTCGAGAAAGTTGCCCGGCGCCCTGATGGCCCTCATCGCCACCGGGGTTTTGGTAGCGGTTGTTGGCGTTGATCGGCTCGGTATCGCCGTCGTCGGCGAGGTCCCCAGCGAGATACCACATCTTACCGATTTCTCGATCGGATGGATCTTCGATCGCGACGTAGGTGGTGCCCTTCTCACGGGTGCGCTTGCGGTTGCCGCCCTCGGCCTGATTGAGGCAATTTCGATCGCGCGCGAGATTTCCCGGCAAAGTGGTGAACATCTCGACGCAAATCAGGAACTGGTCGGCCAGGGAATGGCCAACATCGCTGCCGGCCTGTTCAGTGGTTACGCGACCTCAGGCTCCTTCACACGTTCGGCGGTCAATTATCAGTCGGGCGCGAGGAGCCAGATGTCGAGCGTCTTTTGTGGTCTGTTGATTCTCGCAGGCGTGCTCGCCTTCGGTCCCCTTGCGGTTTATCTGCCGCGAGCCAGTCTTGCTGGAATGATCATGCTCATCGCGTACCGCATGGTCGATTTGCGAGGAGTACGTCGGGTGCTTCACAGCTCACGTCCGGAAACAGGGATCATGATGTCGACCTTCATGGCGACCTTGATCCTCCCACTCGAATTCGCGGTTCTCGCGGGCGTGATCCTGTCGTTGGCAATTTACATTTATCAATCGAGCATGCCGACAGTGGAGGCCGTCGTCCCGGACAGAAATTTCCATCATTTCATCGTGGATCCGGATGCTCCAGCTTGTCCGCAGCTCGGGGTCATCAGGGTTCAGGGATCGCTCTTCTTCGGTTCGGCGAGCTACGTGGAAGACGCCCTTTTGGCGAATCTCGAGTCACACCCGGGCCAGTGTCTGCTTCTCTTGCGCATGCATGGTGTCGATCGGTGTGACCTCGCGGGCATCGATGTGCTCGAGGGATTGCTCCGAACATACCGCGGGGCAGGTGGAGACCTCTACCTGGTCCACGTACAGCCCGAGGTCCGCGATTTCATGCGCCGCACGGGCTTCGAGCAGATCCTCGGGAGCGGTCATTTCCTCGAGTCCGATCACGCAATCGAGTTCCTCTTCAACGAGGCCATAGACTCCGCCGTCTGTTGCTACGAATGTGAACATCGGGTCTTCGCCGAATGTCAGCCCCTGACCAAACACCCATACGACCATCGTCTGCCGCCGTCCACCGGGCAGTTGCTCTTTCCGCTGCAGCACCTCAAGGTGGTGGAATTCGAGGATGCAGTGGCAGAGGCGGGGGACCGTGCAGTTCTGATCGATGTTCGAGAACCGGAAGAATACGCGTTCGGCCATCTCCCGAACTCACGTCTCATACCGTTGCGCGAGTTCGTCGACGAGATCGGTGATCTGCCGCGGGATCGGCCTATCTTTCTGGTCAGTAGATCCGGTCGACGTTCGACCCGGGCGATGCGGTTGCTGGCCGAGCACGGGTTCGAAGAAATCATCAATCTGAAGGGCGGCGTGCTCAGCTGGCGAGCGCGTGGGCGCCCCCTGGAGGTCGAGTGA
- the ispE gene encoding 4-(cytidine 5'-diphospho)-2-C-methyl-D-erythritol kinase, translated as MILSLPAQAKISLDLRVLGRRKDGYHEVRILQQTIDLTDEVRAEPSPVGDLRLEVQPRGVVPSGRENLVIRAANALRMLSGVVEGARLTLVKDIPVGAGLGGGSSDAAATLLLLDELWNLQLEKDELERLAAGLGSDVPFFLTGGLALATGRGELVQPLPDLQEFGVVLCSPRFEVSTADAYRCYSALSRLTSTRSKDTVDTFVAVSKGNAVAALPWHDLENDLEPAVFEKWPDVGRAVTALRTTSPLHAGMTGSGASACAVYPDVTTARRAASGIDEHWKVRVAATTRRTRARQVAEKTEGEREEFV; from the coding sequence ATGATCTTGTCATTGCCTGCCCAGGCGAAGATCAGCCTGGATTTGAGGGTTTTGGGCAGGCGAAAAGACGGGTACCACGAGGTCAGGATTCTGCAGCAGACGATCGACCTCACGGACGAGGTGCGGGCGGAGCCTTCTCCTGTCGGAGACCTGCGTCTCGAGGTGCAGCCGCGAGGAGTCGTGCCATCGGGTCGCGAAAACCTCGTGATTCGGGCGGCAAATGCCCTTCGCATGCTCTCGGGGGTCGTCGAGGGGGCGAGGCTGACGCTGGTGAAAGACATTCCTGTTGGTGCTGGCCTCGGCGGTGGTTCGTCGGATGCCGCGGCGACGCTCCTTCTTCTCGATGAGCTCTGGAATCTCCAGCTCGAAAAGGATGAACTCGAGCGGCTTGCAGCAGGGCTCGGCTCGGACGTCCCCTTCTTTCTCACTGGTGGTTTGGCGTTGGCGACTGGGCGTGGGGAACTCGTCCAGCCGTTGCCGGATCTTCAGGAATTCGGAGTCGTCCTGTGCAGCCCGCGGTTCGAGGTGTCGACAGCCGACGCTTACAGGTGTTATTCGGCCCTTTCCAGGTTGACCTCGACGAGGTCGAAAGATACGGTGGATACCTTCGTGGCGGTATCGAAAGGGAATGCCGTCGCGGCGCTGCCATGGCACGATCTCGAAAACGATCTCGAACCGGCAGTGTTTGAAAAATGGCCGGATGTGGGGCGAGCAGTGACCGCTCTGCGAACCACCTCGCCGCTGCATGCCGGGATGACAGGATCTGGCGCTTCCGCGTGTGCCGTTTACCCCGATGTCACGACAGCACGGCGCGCGGCCAGCGGAATTGATGAACATTGGAAGGTTCGCGTGGCAGCGACTACACGTCGCACGCGGGCACGCCAGGTGGCGGAAAAGACCGAAGGAGAGCGAGAGGAGTTTGTATGA